The sequence below is a genomic window from Cicer arietinum cultivar CDC Frontier isolate Library 1 chromosome 6, Cicar.CDCFrontier_v2.0, whole genome shotgun sequence.
AATATGCATAGATAGCAACATAAAAAGCGTAACTAGCTAGCCATTTTTGTTAGTACAAATTCTTCAACATTCTTTCACACATACAATGAGTTAAGCAAAATCGAAATTCATACTTGATCTAATAATGTAATACAATGCATGCATTGTGAATTAATTAAAGCGAAAAGTAAGTGAAAATATCGTTGTCTCCAATAAGACCAAACAACGGTGGACGAGAAGAGGAAGAGGAAGTTGTTCCTTTGATTGTGGCTTCATTATTTTGTGAATGTGGTTTAGAGGACGCTGttgttttttccttctttttctcGACCCTTCGCCTTGTAACATACTCTTCCGGGATAAATACATCCATTATTAATATTGTGATAATAATGTGTGAAAAAATTAACAAGTTGATGTAGTTGAAAGACAAATGTGTAGTTGAGTTGAgtgaattgaaaataaataaggttAGATGGATGTGGTAGAGGAAGAGATGTATTTGTATTAATACCTctttatagtttatatatatataaaagagtcTATTTTATCTCCACGGTAAATTTAAGttaagttattttaattaataactcTTTATTAGTATTGAATTTTAACAATTCagatcaattttataaaaaatttagaaaaatcaatattatttaatatttcatcaaataatttaaagtaagtgaataataaatattttaaaaatataaataaatatttagtctgttaattttttcaattacactattcatttaaactattttaattttctaattttcttttctttatctGTTAAATAcctgatttttatttataaataatgacaTAAAATTTACTAACTAACATTATTTTATCGAAAAAACAGAAAGATGGGACACTAGTATTATGTAGACGCTGGTTATTAATAAGGGGGGGATAAGAGATACTATGGGCTTTGGTCCCATGTTTTTAGGTCTCACAAACTGGCAACGCAAAAGGAAAAGCGTGCAAGACGAAGATACATTTTTATTGAGAAGATGAAGTTATAGTTAAtaagatacatttttaaaaataatgaaaatatttttgatatttttattaattataaaaatataaacaattatttattttataaaatttgtttttttattaataaataaaattaatataaaattttaaaaaatatagaaaatatttttaaatcctaatatttttttaattataatttgatattttagaaCTATCAAAATTGTATGATCCGTACTTTTACGGTAATGTTTATGTTtacttaaacaaaatttaaatatttaactccGTGGTTGCATGTATAGTGATGAATGTGATTTCAATTAAACGTAAAAATATTTGCCTCTAAAAACAAGTAAAGTTTAggttggaaaataaaaataaaaataataattcaaaacacttctaaattttaatattaagtctctttattttaaaatttaaattctgtTATCCAAATAGAAAAAGATTTAGGataatttgtttattaattattaatcttttttttattataatcacTAATTTTCTATTGATAGtataggaaaaaaaaacatatttttacaaaagagaaataatatattaattagttaaataacaACTTATCATAATAAATCTATCTAGATCCTTCTAAAAATTACTAACTCATTATTTAATATACCTTATACAAATTGAACATAATCTTAACATATTTGAGTCATTACATCCTattaatttgtataatttttttgtccTTAAGGTGGAAATTAAAAGTGAAGCCCAAAAAATTGATTGTGCTAAGTAATTTAATTTGGAAGACCCAAATCAGTTATCAAGTCTACATATCACTCTTCTTTTGCATGCTCGATTATATTTCAACCGTCTTGATGTTTATTATTTTGGCTCATAACACACAtgtctaatttatttttgaaatggttCAGATTTTATGTAAATGATCTCAACTTGAAGAATAAGTGTATAATGTGATATCATAATTTACTCTAAAATAATCGTTTTTTTtctatcaaataattaaataatttccaTCAAGTTGATATCAAAGTACacattaaaataagaaaaagaataaataacaaaactaaCTAACATATAATTTGTTTATAGCATTTTAGATTGAAACTTGTGTGAtgttaatgttttgtttttttagttagGGGTATGttcaatttattgttttttttaatctcacGAAATTTAAATCTCATATGAAATAATGGTAAAATATTATCTTTGATcttaaatataagagaaaattgagtcaataaaaattaatttatatgatttaaaatttgaactaaatatatctatttttattgatctattttcttttatatttgaaatctgatgaaGTAATCGTTactatcatttttattaatgatCTCTtacccaaatttttttttttaatttacgaTTTATGGTTGtccataattataaattaagctGCACTTTTGGTCACTTTAttttactcaaaatcaacttttagcactcatatttttaaaatcagatTTTTGGTCCCTTGCATTACAATGTGTGAAATTTTGCTAGTCTCCTccattttttaatgatatgGCAAACTCCATAATATCGTGACAATAATGTGGCACAattgaattgaataaaatataactaagtTTAACATTATTATCTTTTCCTCCTCAAAATATTTGTCTACGTTATTACTACTAAAAACGTCCGTGAACTTTTGTCGAATAAAAAATAACACCAAATATTGATCAAGGGTATAAATTCAATGATATCAAATTCGGGTGTATTAAATCACTACCATATTATCAGTGAATATgcaacattataaaaaatagaaaaaaccaatgaaattttacaaattgtAAAAGAGATAATACaaagtttaattttgaaaataataagactaaaagttaatttttaacaaaataagcTAACCAAAATGCATTTAAAGCTGTAAATTATAACGTGGTAAAGTGGCAGCAACAAAGTGTGTGGGAGTGTATAACATATAATTGGGTTGTCTTAAGAATTTGTTAAAACGAAATATATCTTATTGGTAAATTACATAAACATACATCCAACCTTTGGAGAAAAGAGAGTAGTGTATGATTCAATTCAATCGTCTAATGCATCAATCGTATAATCGTATTCATAAACCCAGCGGCTCTTGTTGGAGATACAGGGTTAACGCCTAATCACTCACACAATATTCCAATAATTATATTACTCTTAAATTCTTAATGACTTATATAAGCaaccaattttatttatttattcatgtgTTACGAAAAATTAATAGTAAATATTTTGTTCATTGAAATTTTGTTTATCTAAAGCTGTTTTGCCTATTCGGTTGAACGAAGTAATACTCTGCGAGTTACGATTGACAGTAATAATGTCATTAACTACTCACtcaatttttagtaaaaaaactaCCCCCAACTATTAACTACTCCCTTAACTTGAAttgacaactttttttttcatattaattattaatatagtgAATAAATGAAGGTAATAATTATCATTTCCACatatattatgaaaaatatatatgtctctattttatgtataaatatttctaaaataatattttatgtatgaaTAGTACAGTACTCCCTCAAAGGCCCAAGGCCCAATTACAAGAATAGAAACAAAATGAATACAAATCaaagtaaattttatttattgtttaattcttttaatattttctaataaaaaaatacataatgaaAATAGTATtagaaatagattttttttagttccattttcatacaaaaaatacATGTATCAAATACACTAACtatatgaaaaaaaagaaaaaagatgtttttaataataaaaatattatttaagcaacATTACACCTTATAAGTTATACCAACTATTatgttcttttataaaaatagaaataggtTAGATCATCCTTTATAAAATCATCACAAACTTATCTTCACCATGGATTGTGAATCGGACGGCCAAGATAAGTAAGTGCATGATGTACTTGCTACGTTTAATCCAAATCCAGTTGACACACAAGATAGTGTAAATTGTGAAATGAAAACcgaataaaaagtaattaaataaagaaaatatggtaAAAATATctgaaaattaataaaagacaAGGCAGTGAATATCGCATAAATATTGGTGGAGCCCAGTTGAATATTCACAATGTCTCTTACATATACATGCGAGGCCAATATCGGTGACTTAATAATTGTTGCaagcaacaacaatttcaatttCTACTATTTAAGTTTGGCCACAAACATATCCTAAGTTTAATAGCTTAGACATTATGGAAGAATCATCACAATCAGAATCTGTTGCCACCCCAATTACTCCACCACcacaatctccacctcaacttCGAGAGCTTTCTCATTTCGTCAAAGAAAAGGAACCAGAGAACCAAGGCACATCAACCAATATTGTTAAACAAGAGTACACCCAAGATTTTTTTCAACCTAAAGATCATGCTACTTCTTCACTCGATCAAAGTGTGTTACATCATCATATTCATACCTCGcccttaattatttatttattttaattttaatttaattttaataattagtatttttaatattgatactATTTTGCtaaaaatcaaatgtgtgacaattttttatcattttatttttaattatctcattttaatcatcaaattaACTTTATATTTCATATCTCGTCCTTAAATACttatcatatttaatttgtttctcaaaactgaatatattttttttttcattcgtTTTATTTCTAATCATTCCTAAAATTAGTTGATGAACCATATGATCATATGTGATATGGATcatgattttaaaatacatttttattttaccacGATATAAAAGTATAAGGTGGAATTTAAAGTCTATATCGGGTAAATCATGTAATTATTGCACACATACTCATCACTTATACATACTTaaataatttgatgttaaagtaaaaatgaataagaattttaatctttaatttaagCAATATAAAGCGAAACATAATTTCAAGTcaatatatacatttttatgtAAGTGAAgccttattttattattactacgaaactaaaccaaaaaaaagtaggaaattgaaagaaataaacGGCCCTAAATAAACTtgctaattattttattgagcCGGGTATCAAATTCAATTTGCTCAGATaggaaaaaaatgatttttttttttgaagttgataAGGATATAAATTAGACTGATTTTTTAGgatatgaatttattttgatgtatttatttgttgtttaaaGCATTTGGTTGCTTTTGTTATTTTATGTGAGACTTGGGATTTGTCTAAtgattatttcttaataaaccTTTTCATGCATATAATCTCTCTAAAATGGAAGAACCTTTGATCTTTATCGTCCATGTGTCAAATTATATGGATCAGATATATGCATGAATTTGCAAACACTTCTTTCCATAGTactgtatttatttattttacagaaagaaacttaatatatttaattaagaacaaaatCAGCAAGACATATAAAAgtgttaattaataaaataactaaactATTAGCCATCATGTGTTTCCTTTTGTTATTTGTATATCGATGCATGTTTCTTTGTTACCCAAATTTCTTATTGTGATTGCAGTTCCTGATGCTGGAACGGATACAAAGGACTCTGTCGACAGAGGTTGTTTtccaacttttatttttttgtatttaattagtGATTAATTGAATGTTTTTGAAAGATGAGtaactcaaatttttatatCAGATACTGTGCTAGCAAGGGTTGAATCACAAAAAAGATTGGCTTTAATTAAAGCATGGGAAGAAAATGAGAAGACAAAAGTAGAGAATAGGTAAGATACTATTCTTTTGGGACATTAGTTTTCATGCCCACATCATTTTCGAGTTAAATGCTACTTACTCTagctttaaatataaatataaatagataaaagaaaattaatatatttaaattaatggaccaaatacatcaatttgATCCATTAAATATTACACATTGAATAATCTTCAATTAGATTCTATATCTTGACTAGCTGAATTGGTGAATGTTGATTTTCATATGATAATGTCAAACAGGGCATTTAAGATGCAATCTGCCGTTGATTTGTGGGAAGATAATAAGAAAGCATCTATTGAAGCAAAATTCAAAGGAATTGAGGTCACATATTGTGTTCAATTTATAGATTTTTCTTCATAGTTACATGAACAAAATACTaaatcaaaatttgtatttcaTTATTAGCAGGtaagattggacaaaaagaaGACTGAATATGTTGAAATAATGCAAAACAAAATTGCTGAAATTCATCACTCAGCAGAAGAAAAAAAGGCAATGATTGAAGCACAAAAAGGAGAAGAAATTCTCAAAGTAGAGGAGACAGCTGCAAAGTTTCGAACACGTGGCTATGTGCCAAGAAGACTTCTTGGATGTTTTGGTTTAAAGTTGTTTTAAATACTAAACAATGAATTTCAAGTGAATTTGAAATCAAATCCTTATTactgataattatttatatttagtatttgatgtgttttaaatatgattgtctttgataaaaaaaatctgtagaaaaaaaatactttcaCTAGTTTGTTTATTATCGTTATacattttgaatttgtttcttgtATCGTTTGATTTCTACGTAGTTGTTTGTAATAAAAGTTAGACAATGAAATTtgcatttgaaaataaaatcaaattgtgtttaaatgtttttaatcattaattagaa
It includes:
- the LOC105852240 gene encoding remorin-like isoform X1; protein product: MEESSQSESVATPITPPPQSPPQLRELSHFVKEKEPENQGTSTNIVKQEYTQDFFQPKDHATSSLDQIPDAGTDTKDSVDRDTVLARVESQKRLALIKAWEENEKTKVENRAFKMQSAVDLWEDNKKASIEAKFKGIEQVRLDKKKTEYVEIMQNKIAEIHHSAEEKKAMIEAQKGEEILKVEETAAKFRTRGYVPRRLLGCFGLKLF
- the LOC105852240 gene encoding remorin 1.4-like isoform X2, producing the protein MEESSQSESVATPITPPPQSPPQLRELSHFVKEKEPENQGTSTNIVKQEYTQDFFQPKDHATSSLDQIPDAGTDTKDSVDRDTVLARVESQKRLALIKAWEENEKTKVENRAFKMQSAVDLWEDNKKASIEAKFKGIEVRLDKKKTEYVEIMQNKIAEIHHSAEEKKAMIEAQKGEEILKVEETAAKFRTRGYVPRRLLGCFGLKLF